Genomic window (Spirosoma sp. KCTC 42546):
CACAGGCGAGGGCTATCGAAAACGAATGTTACGTAGCAATTTCGGGCTGTGTGGGAAACCTGCCGCGTGTACAGAATATGGACATCAACTACGCCCAGTCGGCGGTGTTTACCCCCTCCGATTTCCAGTTTCCGACCAACGCCGTGAAAGCCGAAGCGACTGCCAACACCGAAATGGTACTCATTGCCGACGTTGACCTGAGCTTGTTGAAAGAGTTACACGAACATGGTTCCGTGCAGGTGTTGAAAGACCGCCGGACGGACTTATACGAAGTCACATTGAAGAAAGCAGCTAAAAAAGCACTAATCAAACAAAAGAAAGCATCGGCCGACAACGACCCGGAACAGGTTGCTCCGGTGATCGTTGTGGCCGATTAGCCTTTCGCCTTCACCAGTTAAAATGCCGTAGTGTTGAGACTACGGCATTTTTTATTTAGTAGAGCAGGCGGAAGCCCGCGCTACTAATTCCAACCCTTTTTCCATCTATGGTGTCTAGTCATGCACACACACGCCCGGCTATGTTTATCAACCGTTTTGTCGTTATACTTTTCCTGATCGGGGTTTGCAGTTGCCAGCACCAATCAACCCAACCGGCTCCTATTGTACTCAAGGATGCCCCGTGCGATTGTCCGTTTATAAGCGATCAACCAAGCTATACCGTTAACCAGACGCCCGATTCACTAACTCAGTATTACCTGGCCGTCTGGAAACGTAAGTTTATTCAGCGTAATGGTCTCGACGACGCCCGTTTTAATGCGGCCATTAAGTACGTCAGCGGGACACTCTTCAATTGGCAGTTAGGGGTTTCCTTTCGGGTTGATTTTATGTATCAACTGGATTGGTTAAGCATCCGTCATCATGAACAGTTTATGGTCTACTATGATCCGGGAACTACCAAAGACTTTGCCATTAGTTTACCCCGTGGCGTCTACCTAACCGAAGCGCAAATTCCTTCGCGTGGACTCTGGGATGATTACCAGCCTATTCAGATTGGTGCCAAGCTGGCGTTTGGTTCCTGTGCAGCAGCCTGCCAGGCCTTGAAAACTAAAACTGGCTTCCCGGTACTTAAACCGAATGGCGTTTCATTTTACCCCTCATTTCAGCTTCCCGCCCTCCCCACTGGCGAACCCTATTTATTTAGTGCGGGAACGATTGATTCAACGATGAACAGATGTGTTTCTGGTCGAATTAATCTGGTAACCGGGTCAGCACAGGCAGAAGAAGGCCCCTGCCGGATTGAATAGCCCTATTAGTTTACCGAAGTAGCTCTGCCACAAGTATACCAAGGTAAGTACCAATGGCATTACCAAGCGTTCCCACCAATACCGCCGGAAGCTGTAAATCAGGCCGATTGAGGCTACGCGCCAATGCCAGCGCGGATGTAGCCCCGCCAATGTTTGCCTGGGAAGCAATACCCAATATATCCCAATCCAGCCGAAAGAACGCGCCGATACCAAATACAATACTAGCGTGAATGAGTACAAGCAACAGAATCATCCCGAACAATACAATGGCCAGTTTTCCATCGTGGAGCAGAGCAGCAATATCACAATACGCGCCAATCACGGCCAGAAAAATATAAATCCCAAAAAGGCCGATTAGCCGACTTCCACGCAGTTTATTGACGACTCGAAACTGAGCTAACACCAGAGCAAACGTAGTCAGGACCAGCACGAACGGAATGACAGGTACTACATCAGCAATTTGTTTAGAAAGAAAAATAGAACCAAACCCCAATGCCAGTAAGATAGCCAGATCATTCGGCGTCATTGTTTCTGAATCCGAGAATGGATCATCATCCACCAATGTTTCCGAATGGGAAGCTTTGCTTGTATCTAGTTGATGGGCCAACTGCTGACGC
Coding sequences:
- a CDS encoding DUF819 domain-containing protein, with amino-acid sequence MTDSIFILFVLCLTIIICEWLNKKPGFRHIGTALLVIILTAIEANLGLIPTTETPVYESIFSYIAPFSLFLLLLSVNLKDLRQAGLPMLTMFLVGSAGTIIGVFVSVWAFAAPQTVGKLFFALAGMFTGTYIGGGINFHAVALHYGVSKAGNLFVAATAADNIMTALWMIATLALPRFFQRRYPRQQLAHQLDTSKASHSETLVDDDPFSDSETMTPNDLAILLALGFGSIFLSKQIADVVPVIPFVLVLTTFALVLAQFRVVNKLRGSRLIGLFGIYIFLAVIGAYCDIAALLHDGKLAIVLFGMILLLVLIHASIVFGIGAFFRLDWDILGIASQANIGGATSALALARSLNRPDLQLPAVLVGTLGNAIGTYLGILVAELLR